The following coding sequences are from one Devosia neptuniae window:
- a CDS encoding phage major capsid protein: MPLTQVEKNQEIMSLALEDRSSGYQDLVSNSNALLSVLKRKGLWKPFSGPTIRERLLYGKSGNVIWYNGFDFLKNSPAELFNDAEYRPKMVAVGVALSNEEILTNDGPNQLLDIMEAHIEAAENELLDEVDLSLHGDGTRYGGKELGGLRLAVPTVVNAGTYGGISRADNPQWRTSAFDAQTAFPELGTQVTATTIRPMYNRIVTQRSRGRRGPDLILASPEHYAAYDAATVAIQRINDESGLGKLGFTSLKYYGGGRQAEIVQDGGIGSNMPANTSYLLETASLRVRYHPDRNFDKIGRTMMPINQDAAVQYIGFMGELTQVNPLFQSKLYDSNPAA; the protein is encoded by the coding sequence ATGCCGCTAACCCAAGTTGAGAAGAACCAGGAGATCATGTCTCTGGCGCTTGAGGACCGTTCCTCGGGCTACCAGGACCTGGTGTCCAACTCCAATGCGCTGCTCTCTGTCCTCAAGCGCAAAGGCCTGTGGAAGCCATTTTCCGGCCCGACGATCCGCGAACGCCTGCTGTATGGCAAGAGCGGCAACGTCATCTGGTACAATGGCTTCGACTTCCTGAAGAACTCGCCGGCCGAGCTCTTCAACGACGCCGAATACCGCCCCAAGATGGTGGCCGTAGGCGTTGCGTTGTCCAACGAAGAAATTCTGACCAACGATGGTCCGAACCAGCTTCTGGACATCATGGAAGCCCATATCGAGGCGGCCGAAAACGAGCTGCTGGACGAAGTGGACCTGTCGCTGCATGGCGATGGCACCCGCTATGGTGGCAAGGAACTCGGCGGCCTCCGTCTGGCCGTGCCCACCGTCGTCAATGCGGGCACCTATGGCGGCATCAGCCGTGCCGACAACCCGCAATGGCGCACGTCGGCCTTTGACGCCCAGACGGCGTTCCCGGAGCTAGGCACGCAGGTCACCGCCACCACCATCCGCCCGATGTACAATCGCATCGTGACGCAGCGTTCCCGTGGACGCCGTGGTCCCGATCTGATCCTGGCATCGCCGGAACACTACGCGGCCTATGACGCTGCCACGGTGGCAATCCAGCGCATCAACGACGAAAGCGGGCTGGGCAAGCTCGGCTTCACGTCGCTGAAATACTACGGCGGCGGCCGGCAGGCGGAAATCGTGCAGGATGGCGGTATCGGCTCGAATATGCCGGCCAATACCTCCTACCTGCTTGAGACCGCGTCCCTGCGCGTTCGCTACCACCCGGATCGCAACTTCGACAAGATCGGCCGCACGATGATGCCGATCAACCAGGACGCTGCGGTCCAGTACATCGGGTTCATGGGCGAACTGACCCAGGTCAACCCGCTGTTCCAGTCCAAGCTCTACGACAGCAACCCGGCGGCATAA
- a CDS encoding sbcc family protein, producing MAETDVDDIDDAEGVDGAALAADAKSATGWLNLITESEAYFRDWNERCDNIDKLYANLSKLANTARDREMSLFWANLQTLQPSIYSRPPVPVIMPRFQDRRPIPRMSSELLERSVTVSFETGHLDRTMKLVRNDLARLGRGVLWPRYETKDEAGKGKKVCVDFKFRRDFVHDMARCWAEVGWVAGAGYLTKKEMRKRFLKHSGDVYQSATYSTRKDVNGDKLGRRLTAKVWELWSKTENKVVWVTEGCDKVLDEAKPHLTLDDFFPCPEPAYGTRQPESLVPVPDVMQYRDQLEEINELTARMAALSEAVKVRGFYPSGAGELGDAIEAAVKAASDNVVLIPISNWAATGDGAAKDFIVWWPIDQIVSTIAQLIKLRQQLIQDVYEVSGISDILRGATNPNETLGAQELKAQTGSVRIRDRQDEMVRVSRDVTRIHAEIMAEEFDSTTLLDMAQMQMPTDADVAKQVKALEDQAKRMKAAVDAEMAKPETQAMAQQNPEEAQKAIEEAMQKGKAILDQVNQLKATVTIDQVMKLLKDQRLRPFVLDIETDSTIVPDENAQKQRATEYITSMTGLFAQLVPAVQQVPQIAPVAGQMINYINGVFRTGRQFAQVIEEFTDQMKGMASQPKGPPPEQVKQDAEAKAAEAKAQIEATTAQADAQKTAAEAERTHVENAERMQALQSKQQREALELQIKEQEAADASRARNQDIADKAALAELQRVAQKEKHDQEMEKGSMELAILQAKVPLAEATAAAGH from the coding sequence ATGGCTGAAACCGACGTGGACGACATCGACGACGCCGAGGGCGTAGACGGCGCCGCGTTGGCCGCCGATGCCAAGAGTGCGACCGGCTGGCTGAACCTCATTACGGAATCGGAAGCCTATTTCCGGGACTGGAATGAGCGTTGCGACAATATCGATAAGCTCTATGCCAACCTCTCCAAGCTGGCCAATACGGCTCGTGACCGCGAAATGTCGCTGTTCTGGGCCAACCTGCAAACCCTGCAGCCATCCATCTATTCACGGCCGCCGGTGCCAGTGATCATGCCCCGGTTCCAGGACCGCCGGCCGATCCCGCGCATGTCGTCGGAATTGCTGGAGCGATCGGTCACCGTCTCGTTTGAGACTGGCCACCTTGACCGGACCATGAAGCTGGTGCGCAACGACCTGGCCCGCCTGGGTCGTGGTGTGCTGTGGCCGCGCTATGAAACCAAAGACGAGGCGGGGAAGGGCAAGAAGGTCTGCGTAGACTTCAAGTTCCGCCGTGACTTCGTTCATGACATGGCGCGCTGCTGGGCTGAAGTGGGCTGGGTGGCGGGTGCCGGCTATCTGACCAAGAAGGAAATGCGCAAGCGCTTCCTGAAGCACTCCGGCGATGTCTATCAGTCAGCCACCTACTCCACCCGCAAGGATGTCAACGGCGACAAGTTGGGACGCCGCCTCACGGCCAAGGTGTGGGAGCTGTGGAGCAAGACCGAAAACAAGGTCGTGTGGGTCACCGAGGGCTGCGACAAGGTTCTGGACGAGGCCAAGCCGCACCTGACGCTGGATGACTTCTTCCCATGCCCTGAACCGGCCTATGGCACGCGTCAGCCTGAATCGCTGGTGCCCGTCCCCGACGTGATGCAGTACCGGGACCAGCTTGAGGAAATCAACGAACTGACCGCCCGCATGGCCGCGCTGTCCGAGGCGGTCAAGGTTCGTGGATTCTATCCATCTGGCGCTGGCGAGCTCGGGGACGCCATTGAGGCGGCGGTAAAGGCCGCTTCCGACAATGTCGTGCTGATCCCAATTTCCAATTGGGCGGCCACCGGTGACGGTGCCGCCAAGGACTTCATTGTCTGGTGGCCAATCGACCAGATCGTTTCGACGATTGCCCAGCTGATCAAGCTGCGCCAGCAGCTCATCCAGGACGTTTACGAGGTCAGTGGGATCAGCGATATTCTGCGCGGCGCGACCAACCCGAACGAGACGCTGGGTGCCCAGGAACTCAAGGCCCAGACTGGCTCTGTCCGGATCAGGGACCGCCAGGACGAAATGGTGCGAGTGTCGCGCGATGTGACGCGCATCCACGCCGAGATCATGGCCGAGGAATTCGACAGCACCACGCTGCTCGATATGGCCCAGATGCAGATGCCGACCGATGCCGACGTGGCCAAACAGGTCAAGGCGCTGGAAGACCAGGCCAAGCGGATGAAAGCCGCGGTTGATGCCGAGATGGCCAAGCCTGAAACACAGGCGATGGCGCAGCAGAACCCCGAAGAGGCCCAAAAGGCTATCGAAGAGGCGATGCAGAAGGGCAAGGCCATCCTTGATCAGGTCAACCAGCTCAAGGCCACGGTGACCATCGATCAGGTCATGAAGCTGCTGAAGGACCAGCGGTTGCGGCCGTTCGTGCTCGACATCGAGACGGATTCGACCATCGTTCCAGACGAAAACGCGCAGAAGCAACGCGCCACCGAGTATATTACCAGCATGACGGGCTTGTTCGCCCAGCTGGTGCCGGCGGTGCAGCAGGTGCCGCAGATCGCCCCCGTGGCGGGACAGATGATCAACTACATCAATGGCGTGTTCCGCACCGGGCGCCAGTTCGCCCAGGTGATCGAGGAATTCACCGATCAGATGAAGGGCATGGCCAGCCAGCCCAAGGGCCCGCCACCCGAACAGGTCAAGCAGGACGCCGAAGCCAAGGCGGCAGAGGCCAAGGCGCAGATTGAAGCCACGACAGCCCAGGCGGATGCGCAGAAGACCGCTGCCGAGGCCGAGCGCACCCATGTGGAGAACGCCGAGCGCATGCAGGCGCTTCAGTCCAAACAGCAGCGGGAAGCTCTTGAACTGCAAATCAAGGAGCAAGAGGCGGCAGACGCTAGCCGGGCCCGCAATCAGGATATCGCTGACAAGGCGGCGCTGGCTGAATTGCAGCGCGTTGCCCAGAAAGAAAAGCACGACCAGGAAATGGAGAAGGGCAGCATGGAACTGGCGATCCTTCAAGCCAAGGTACCATTGGCCGAAGCCACAGCAGCGGCAGGGCATTAG
- a CDS encoding terminase family protein, giving the protein MAAAATAVDAVLDLDLHPKQLTAFNSAATEILYGGAAGGGKSHLMRIAAIIWCSAIPGLQVYLFRRIRDDLVKNHMEGPKGFRALLAGWVACGFCTIVEDEIRFWNGSKIYLCHCKDEKDRFKYQGAEIHVLLVDELTHFTDKIYRFLRNRVRMVGITVPEQYRGTFPRIICGANPGGIGHQFVKTTFIDGATPLKVYRAPTSEGGMLRQYIPAQLEDNPSMDEQDPGYEDRLMGLGSETLVRAMRYGDWDIVEGAFFDNFRKDRHVIKPFDIPAHWLRFRAGDWGSAKPFSFGWYAVAEEETTVLNTVGRSVVIPRGALIRYREWYGVANDNEGKFIPDKGLKMNAENVGAGVRLRDQQDTISYGVLDPAAFSQDGGPSIAERIMRGTNGRNGATFRRADNARVARRGAMGGWDQLRARLDGDEDGKALLFFYETCIHAIRTIPALQHDEDNPEDLNTHMEDHPGDEVRYACMSRPWLKPVKKPPPRQPEPGTVPLPGMPMPAKGSRINL; this is encoded by the coding sequence ATGGCAGCGGCAGCAACGGCGGTTGACGCTGTTCTAGACCTTGATCTGCATCCCAAGCAGCTCACGGCCTTTAACAGCGCCGCCACCGAGATCCTTTATGGCGGGGCAGCCGGCGGCGGCAAATCGCACCTGATGCGCATTGCGGCGATCATCTGGTGCTCGGCCATCCCCGGCCTGCAAGTCTACCTGTTCCGCCGTATTCGCGACGACCTGGTCAAGAACCACATGGAAGGCCCCAAGGGCTTCCGGGCGCTGCTGGCGGGCTGGGTGGCCTGCGGCTTCTGCACCATCGTGGAAGACGAAATCAGGTTCTGGAACGGCAGCAAGATCTATCTCTGCCACTGCAAGGACGAGAAGGACCGGTTCAAATACCAGGGCGCGGAAATTCACGTGCTGCTGGTCGATGAGCTGACCCACTTCACCGACAAGATTTATCGCTTCCTCCGCAATCGTGTCCGCATGGTTGGCATCACGGTGCCGGAGCAATATCGGGGAACATTCCCTCGGATCATCTGCGGGGCGAACCCAGGCGGCATTGGCCATCAGTTCGTCAAGACTACGTTCATTGATGGCGCCACGCCGCTCAAGGTCTATAGGGCGCCCACGTCTGAAGGCGGCATGCTCCGCCAGTACATTCCGGCCCAGCTCGAAGACAACCCGAGCATGGACGAGCAAGACCCCGGCTATGAAGACCGCCTGATGGGCCTTGGCTCTGAAACGCTAGTACGAGCCATGCGGTACGGCGATTGGGACATTGTTGAAGGCGCGTTCTTCGACAATTTCCGCAAGGACCGGCACGTCATCAAGCCGTTCGATATCCCTGCTCACTGGCTGCGCTTCCGCGCTGGCGATTGGGGCTCTGCCAAGCCCTTCAGCTTCGGTTGGTATGCCGTGGCCGAGGAAGAAACCACGGTGCTGAACACGGTGGGCCGCAGTGTCGTGATCCCGCGCGGCGCGCTGATCCGATACCGGGAATGGTACGGCGTTGCCAATGACAATGAAGGCAAGTTCATCCCCGATAAGGGGCTAAAAATGAACGCCGAAAATGTCGGGGCAGGGGTGCGGCTCCGGGACCAGCAGGACACCATCTCCTATGGTGTGCTGGACCCGGCGGCCTTCAGCCAGGACGGTGGCCCCTCAATTGCCGAACGCATCATGCGCGGCACGAATGGACGCAATGGCGCGACCTTCCGGCGCGCTGACAATGCCCGTGTTGCCCGACGCGGTGCCATGGGTGGGTGGGACCAATTACGAGCCCGGCTCGATGGCGATGAGGACGGCAAGGCGCTGCTGTTCTTCTATGAGACCTGCATTCACGCAATCCGGACCATTCCGGCGTTGCAGCACGACGAAGACAACCCCGAAGACCTCAACACCCACATGGAAGATCACCCCGGTGATGAGGTCCGTTACGCCTGCATGTCGCGGCCATGGCTGAAGCCAGTCAAGAAGCCGCCACCCCGCCAGCCTGAGCCCGGCACGGTGCCGCTGCCAGGCATGCCGATGCCGGCGAAAGGATCGAGGATCAATCTATAA
- a CDS encoding terminase small subunit-like protein has translation MPAPSKFNQTTADRICERLADGESLRTICADEDMPDKATVFRWLADDQHEAFRDQYARAREAQADALVDEMIDIADDGCNDWMERKNADGESIGWMENGEALRRSQLRIAARQWVAGKMRPKKYGDKLELEHGGRVELVPVINLNGSGSNGG, from the coding sequence ATGCCAGCGCCCAGCAAATTCAATCAGACGACAGCAGACCGAATTTGCGAACGGCTCGCTGATGGCGAAAGCCTCCGCACTATCTGTGCCGATGAGGATATGCCCGATAAGGCGACTGTATTCCGCTGGTTGGCAGACGATCAGCATGAGGCGTTCCGCGACCAGTATGCGCGCGCACGCGAAGCCCAGGCAGATGCCCTGGTCGATGAGATGATCGACATTGCCGACGACGGCTGCAACGACTGGATGGAGCGCAAGAACGCCGACGGCGAGAGCATTGGCTGGATGGAGAATGGCGAAGCACTGCGCCGCTCTCAGCTTCGGATTGCTGCGCGCCAGTGGGTAGCGGGTAAGATGCGTCCCAAGAAGTATGGCGACAAGCTGGAGCTGGAACACGGCGGCCGGGTCGAACTGGTGCCTGTGATCAATCTGAATGGCAGCGGCAGCAACGGCGGTTGA
- a CDS encoding DUF4145 domain-containing protein: MKFSTVKLYPEPRSAHEDLPPMAKQYLQQAYETLHAPDAAAMVAGSAVDAMLKARGLIDGSLYQRIDEALNQNILTKNMADWAHEVRLGSNRPRHADASGPHVTADEAQQSVNFAEALGNFLFVLTARIERGIEAATKKA; the protein is encoded by the coding sequence ATGAAGTTCTCGACAGTTAAGCTTTACCCCGAACCCCGTTCAGCCCACGAAGACCTGCCGCCGATGGCGAAGCAATATTTGCAGCAAGCATACGAGACCTTGCATGCACCCGATGCGGCGGCGATGGTCGCCGGCAGCGCCGTAGATGCGATGCTGAAGGCTCGAGGGCTTATTGACGGCAGTCTCTACCAGCGCATCGACGAAGCACTAAATCAGAACATCTTGACCAAAAACATGGCTGATTGGGCACATGAAGTTCGCCTTGGCTCCAATCGACCTCGGCACGCTGACGCCAGTGGACCCCACGTCACGGCCGATGAAGCACAGCAATCGGTGAACTTTGCAGAGGCCCTGGGGAACTTCCTTTTCGTGCTTACCGCGCGCATAGAGCGCGGAATTGAGGCGGCGACAAAGAAAGCATAA
- a CDS encoding YHYH domain-containing protein, whose amino-acid sequence MKKIVSVALAALLCMSISTTVFAHGGGLNKDGCHNETKTGGYHCH is encoded by the coding sequence ATGAAGAAGATCGTCTCGGTGGCTCTGGCCGCTTTGCTTTGTATGTCTATCTCAACCACAGTTTTTGCTCACGGCGGCGGTCTTAACAAAGACGGTTGCCACAACGAGACAAAAACCGGCGGCTATCACTGCCACTGA
- a CDS encoding DUF1376 domain-containing protein — translation MAEFPHMPLATDAYLADTLHLDAQQHGAYLMLLIVAWRTRGVPSLPNDDKILARYAKVDPRTWQRIRPTIMAFWELGSDNRWTQKKQLEVRVAAHKRAEAARDKASKRWGPKSLENNDRGDARAVQGDCQADATITNSTIVEKEPNGSLSETAVSDLPKPSRKRIAYPDDFEAAWRAFPTTPNMSKAEALPEWKKLTPDERATVLPSISGYRAFLKADPNHPPIHFCRYLSKRRFEGFASGAASGPEDWWKRLTYARTNKKWSTIEWGPLPGAVGCRAPRELVEPGDGVGWAEWKQRPANS, via the coding sequence ATGGCTGAGTTTCCCCACATGCCGCTCGCAACTGACGCCTATCTGGCAGACACCTTGCATCTGGATGCCCAGCAGCATGGTGCATACTTGATGCTGCTCATCGTCGCGTGGCGGACCAGGGGCGTACCGAGCCTGCCCAATGACGACAAGATACTAGCGCGATATGCCAAGGTAGACCCACGTACCTGGCAGCGGATCAGGCCCACGATCATGGCGTTCTGGGAACTCGGTTCTGACAATCGATGGACCCAAAAGAAGCAGTTGGAAGTGCGCGTGGCGGCTCACAAACGTGCTGAGGCTGCGCGCGACAAAGCTTCCAAGCGGTGGGGCCCTAAGTCCTTGGAAAATAACGATAGAGGTGATGCTAGGGCAGTGCAGGGTGATTGCCAAGCCGATGCAACCATAACCAACTCTACTATCGTAGAGAAAGAACCTAACGGTTCTTTGTCCGAAACAGCCGTTTCAGACCTTCCGAAACCGTCTCGAAAGAGGATCGCTTATCCAGACGACTTCGAAGCTGCATGGCGGGCTTTCCCAACTACGCCGAACATGTCGAAAGCCGAAGCGCTGCCAGAGTGGAAGAAGCTCACGCCGGACGAACGCGCCACCGTGCTGCCGTCCATTTCGGGCTATCGCGCCTTCCTCAAGGCAGATCCCAATCACCCCCCAATTCACTTTTGTCGGTACCTCAGCAAGCGCAGATTTGAGGGCTTTGCCAGCGGCGCTGCCAGCGGCCCGGAGGATTGGTGGAAGCGGCTGACCTATGCACGCACCAACAAGAAATGGTCGACGATTGAGTGGGGCCCGTTGCCCGGCGCTGTGGGATGCCGGGCGCCCCGAGAACTGGTCGAGCCGGGCGACGGCGTCGGCTGGGCTGAATGGAAACAGCGCCCCGCCAACTCATAG
- a CDS encoding replicative DNA helicase → MSDGFVAAPEQHLLGMILSGGDCRAALSMVDERHFVEPAHRIIFSLAKLAHERFSSTNLPVVAKLIEPQDANAFLSQTGIPITEYMATIAGQTVYGVGNAAQAARNVISQWGRLRIATSAEGIALAAREPSADPVEMARALGITMDEVLAEVRVGGRGKTRQTIAEATRDALAASRAARASGGITGISSGLADYDRLTGGFQKRDMTLLGARPSMGKTTMGTAVAASAAMTGAGVGFFSLEMDRPKLVTRFNSDLAHRRGIKIAYQDIINGSASDDDLAQIEQVMTEFNHLPIWIEDQSGLMISDIRVKTEAMISDAEQAGFTLDMLVVDHLGKIRPTSRYAGNRTNEIGEITDGLKEIAREYDLAVLLLSQLNRDVEKRDDKRPTLADLRDSGAIEQDADTVLFLYREAYYLQREKPTSLNRTLERDADLSACLNKAELEVAKQRNGRVQSIDLFVDMAHSAVRDAARPGYAEMHERYHG, encoded by the coding sequence ATGTCAGATGGTTTCGTAGCAGCGCCGGAGCAGCACCTGCTCGGCATGATCCTCTCAGGGGGCGATTGCCGGGCCGCTCTCTCAATGGTCGACGAGCGCCACTTCGTCGAACCTGCGCACCGCATCATCTTTTCGCTGGCCAAGCTCGCCCACGAACGTTTCTCGTCAACCAATTTGCCGGTGGTGGCCAAGCTGATCGAGCCGCAGGACGCCAACGCGTTTCTGTCGCAGACCGGCATCCCCATCACAGAATACATGGCAACCATCGCCGGACAGACGGTCTATGGCGTGGGAAATGCGGCCCAGGCGGCCAGAAACGTCATTTCGCAATGGGGCCGCCTGCGGATCGCTACGTCAGCCGAGGGCATCGCACTGGCGGCCCGTGAGCCTTCTGCCGATCCCGTTGAGATGGCGCGGGCGCTGGGAATAACCATGGACGAAGTCCTGGCGGAGGTCAGGGTAGGGGGGCGAGGCAAGACACGGCAGACCATCGCTGAGGCCACGCGTGACGCTCTGGCGGCCTCGCGCGCCGCGCGCGCCAGTGGTGGCATTACTGGTATCAGTTCAGGTCTGGCCGACTATGACCGGCTCACCGGCGGGTTTCAGAAGCGCGACATGACGCTGCTGGGCGCGCGTCCATCGATGGGCAAAACAACCATGGGGACCGCGGTCGCGGCATCCGCAGCGATGACTGGCGCTGGCGTGGGGTTCTTCTCGCTGGAAATGGACCGCCCAAAGTTGGTGACGCGGTTCAACTCTGACCTGGCCCACCGGCGCGGCATCAAAATCGCCTACCAGGACATTATCAACGGCTCGGCCAGCGACGACGATCTAGCGCAGATCGAACAGGTAATGACTGAGTTCAATCATTTGCCGATCTGGATCGAGGACCAGTCCGGTCTGATGATTAGCGATATTCGAGTAAAAACTGAGGCGATGATTTCCGACGCTGAGCAGGCGGGCTTCACGCTCGATATGCTGGTGGTCGATCACCTGGGCAAGATCCGGCCCACCTCTCGCTATGCCGGAAATCGGACCAATGAAATCGGTGAGATCACTGACGGCCTCAAAGAGATCGCGCGGGAATACGACCTGGCGGTACTGCTGCTGTCGCAACTCAACCGGGATGTCGAGAAGCGGGATGATAAGCGCCCGACGTTGGCCGATCTAAGGGACAGCGGCGCCATTGAGCAGGACGCCGATACCGTGTTGTTCCTCTACCGCGAGGCCTACTATCTGCAACGCGAAAAGCCAACGAGCCTCAACCGCACGTTGGAACGTGATGCCGACCTGTCGGCATGCCTGAACAAGGCAGAACTGGAAGTTGCAAAGCAGCGGAACGGCCGGGTTCAGTCCATAGACCTGTTCGTTGATATGGCCCATTCCGCTGTGAGGGATGCTGCCCGACCAGGCTACGCAGAGATGCACGAGCGTTACCATGGCTGA
- a CDS encoding helix-turn-helix transcriptional regulator yields the protein MHRLRVVRQERGLTVKNLAKEVGVSSATISRIEHNKQDPSLDLVRKLCTLFKHDGLAAHDFVNIEHAV from the coding sequence ATGCACAGGCTACGAGTGGTGCGCCAGGAGCGCGGCCTTACTGTGAAGAATCTGGCCAAGGAAGTGGGCGTCTCGTCTGCGACCATCTCGCGCATCGAGCACAACAAGCAAGACCCGTCACTGGATCTGGTCCGCAAGCTCTGCACGTTGTTCAAGCACGACGGTTTGGCGGCCCACGACTTCGTCAACATCGAGCACGCGGTATGA
- a CDS encoding helix-turn-helix domain-containing protein has product MSNRFQKQGTRHRHFIREWRTYRGLTQEMLAERLDISKASLSRLETGKQPYTQDMLEALAEALMCEPADLIMRDPTSQDAIWSIWENASPAQRTQITTVVKALFDADKKAS; this is encoded by the coding sequence ATGTCGAACCGATTCCAAAAGCAGGGTACCCGCCATCGCCACTTCATTCGCGAATGGCGTACCTATCGCGGCCTGACGCAAGAAATGCTTGCGGAGCGACTCGACATCTCCAAGGCCAGCCTCTCGCGCCTAGAGACAGGTAAGCAGCCTTATACACAGGATATGTTGGAGGCGCTTGCCGAAGCTCTAATGTGTGAGCCTGCCGATCTGATCATGCGTGACCCAACGTCCCAGGACGCCATATGGAGCATATGGGAGAACGCCTCGCCGGCTCAAAGAACCCAAATCACCACCGTTGTGAAAGCTCTTTTCGACGCAGACAAGAAGGCGTCTTGA